A genomic window from Leptospiraceae bacterium includes:
- a CDS encoding OmpA family protein gives MNRYLNLLVFYLFLLSISIYPERLQYKYLKGEKYRIIHEVDEYININGIPTNRTKIMNKIAVHTINTKSDSGELDCIYQTSENFLGNKSSFQLKEDYQSKFWRDRLGLYTIDDKYFMPVIRNIPLFPDKDINIGETWTSDAYEVHDMKKQFGLEQPLRIPIKVHYKYLNNLTIDSKKIAVLKVSYTIFYKTPYKQLNLMPIPVLISGYSEQVYYWNIEEGRLDSHKEEFDYYFTLSNRSSIEYIGNSKGTYYLSPALDKEKIAQDLNKELKEKGITDTSVKTDEKGVTLSLENIQFQANSFQLSESEKEKLKKIAELIQKVPDRDVFITGHTARVGYEETSQILSKKRSKAVGDFLISLKILKNRQILTVGKGSTVPIGDNNTEEGRRQNRRVEITILEN, from the coding sequence ATGAATCGTTATCTCAATCTTCTTGTATTTTACCTATTTTTATTAAGTATTTCTATCTATCCGGAAAGGTTACAATATAAATATTTAAAAGGTGAGAAATATCGAATTATTCACGAAGTCGATGAGTATATAAATATTAATGGAATCCCAACGAATCGAACAAAAATTATGAATAAGATTGCGGTTCATACGATTAATACAAAATCTGATTCCGGAGAATTAGATTGTATTTACCAGACCTCTGAAAATTTCCTTGGAAATAAGTCTTCTTTTCAATTGAAGGAAGATTATCAATCGAAATTTTGGCGTGATAGGTTAGGTTTATATACTATAGATGATAAATATTTCATGCCGGTTATCAGAAACATTCCGCTTTTTCCGGATAAAGATATTAATATAGGAGAAACCTGGACCTCTGATGCCTACGAGGTTCATGATATGAAAAAGCAGTTTGGTTTAGAACAACCTCTTCGGATACCAATAAAAGTACATTATAAATATCTTAATAATCTTACTATAGATTCTAAGAAAATCGCAGTTTTAAAAGTATCTTATACAATATTTTATAAAACTCCCTATAAACAGCTTAACTTAATGCCCATACCTGTTCTCATAAGTGGATACTCGGAGCAGGTATATTACTGGAATATAGAAGAGGGGAGGTTAGATTCTCATAAGGAAGAATTTGATTATTATTTTACACTTTCTAACCGCTCAAGCATTGAATATATAGGAAATTCTAAAGGAACTTATTATTTATCTCCAGCATTAGATAAAGAGAAGATAGCTCAAGACTTAAACAAGGAATTAAAAGAGAAAGGAATAACAGATACAAGTGTTAAAACAGATGAAAAAGGAGTAACCTTATCCCTTGAAAATATTCAATTTCAAGCAAACTCTTTTCAGCTCTCTGAGTCAGAAAAAGAAAAGTTAAAAAAGATTGCAGAATTGATTCAAAAAGTTCCGGATAGAGATGTATTCATTACAGGGCATACAGCCCGCGTCGGTTATGAAGAGACTTCTCAAATTTTATCAAAAAAAAGATCAAAAGCTGTAGGTGATTTTCTTATATCTTTAAAAATATTAAAGAATCGACAGATTCTTACTGTTGGTAAGGGTTCAACAGTTCCTATTGGTGATAATAATACCGAAGAAGGTAGAAGGCAAAATCGTAGAGTAGAAATTACTATCCTGGAAAATTAA
- a CDS encoding ankyrin repeat domain-containing protein, translating into MPTLRNITACHKTGLSIKEKQAARACSFIFRQALIFLCLLPVMNCILISTHVTKKLIKKEEISRGEKETRKHSSINLKFLRKEKEGLRFKIRENITYTDYEVNQYKALYLCDKQVKKDNQGRMKFIVIGLAWVYEGTGKASYIKHLAIYSIFTLGIDMVISIGDWISLPFRLGSYEEEKVEKESFKSDQKQESRDIKDGEMVLVRDTSYYPVINSEVVIPESLLFYKRPIYYNSGKTNLVYKKDKSSKRKKYIRNNFAKIFERDTFYQLYIDFLKDKPEYKQKAINGFIRENDPKWMEEFLKTGVELNQYEKQFLPPLHMAISYARPDLVRLFIKYGADAIFKNNKGQDALTYTKFRYEKEKNQKRKDKLKEIIVILSP; encoded by the coding sequence ATGCCTACTTTAAGAAATATTACAGCGTGTCATAAAACAGGCTTATCTATTAAAGAAAAGCAAGCTGCAAGAGCCTGTAGCTTCATTTTCAGACAGGCTCTTATATTTTTATGCTTACTTCCTGTGATGAATTGTATTTTAATTTCTACTCATGTTACGAAGAAACTCATTAAAAAGGAAGAAATCTCTCGCGGAGAGAAAGAAACTCGAAAACACTCATCTATAAATTTAAAATTCCTGCGAAAAGAAAAGGAAGGCCTTCGATTTAAAATTAGGGAAAATATTACTTATACTGATTACGAAGTAAACCAATATAAAGCCCTGTATCTTTGTGATAAGCAGGTTAAGAAGGATAATCAAGGACGTATGAAGTTTATTGTTATCGGTCTGGCCTGGGTTTATGAAGGAACCGGAAAAGCATCCTATATTAAACACCTCGCTATTTATTCTATTTTCACTCTCGGAATCGATATGGTTATTTCTATAGGGGATTGGATAAGTCTTCCATTTCGCCTCGGTTCGTATGAAGAAGAAAAGGTGGAAAAAGAATCTTTTAAGTCCGATCAGAAACAGGAATCAAGAGATATAAAAGATGGCGAGATGGTTTTAGTTCGGGATACATCTTATTACCCGGTTATAAATAGTGAAGTTGTTATACCGGAAAGTCTGCTTTTTTATAAACGACCTATTTACTATAATTCGGGAAAAACTAACCTGGTATACAAGAAAGATAAATCTTCAAAGAGGAAGAAGTATATACGGAATAATTTTGCAAAAATTTTTGAGAGAGATACTTTCTATCAGTTATATATTGATTTCTTAAAAGACAAACCGGAATATAAGCAAAAAGCAATAAATGGTTTTATACGAGAAAATGATCCAAAGTGGATGGAAGAATTTTTAAAAACAGGGGTAGAGTTAAATCAATATGAGAAGCAATTTCTACCTCCCTTGCATATGGCTATATCTTACGCCAGGCCGGATCTTGTTCGTCTGTTTATAAAATATGGTGCAGATGCAATTTTTAAGAATAATAAAGGACAGGACGCTCTGACATATACAAAGTTCAGATACGAAAAAGAAAAAAATCAGAAAAGAAAGGATAAGCTGAAAGAAATTATTGTTATATTATCTCCATAA
- a CDS encoding TauD/TfdA family dioxygenase yields MENQNDLLERRRFSEQMKTEQRSIHVFDAGENLSEEVCRQIRAEYEHLGGLHICNTGLKSEEELLPFMDALGFSKLRQFSGGGRTSTQWQEKWVVPGLRRMDYYPPDLYLLPNNEVQYQRYSPRDILFFCKKPAETGGRSFLHEAKRVERFLIAKGGKKLLDKLDKFGLTIETGFLDNRHPKKSENYFASWQERFQTEDPSEALAIIKNKQDEYDEGWWNLDDGEFPSLMTKITLSAYKTLGKDKFLRFPRIALGEANIQNGYRRYLLGNAQEMTDEEKTLLFEAYDKTKEGIQWQFGDIILFDNIRYGHSREAFEGEREIWVGMAGMVWDDRLKKEPIPIKQNTIHSYEPQINSQHYYRQPINVDKSKACSMRIFDAKEKLSERTIHWIREEFALHGALHIINTGLNCSHPGELPFEIQAALGFSTEEQFIWGGSNSGRTMRKHWGNGVYATDYYPPELFLLPHNEILYQLRLPTRLLFFSTHPAKTGGRTFVHSAKGFEEFLLNSGNVGIGLIEKMYQHGFRIDTGFLDDKDPQKKFNYFRSWQERFQTQDREEALSKCRKATDQFDDCCWKTDFDKCDEFPMLMTRIHVPAVLFDNRMKENFLLFPRIALDPPHHHNGFREYLFGNGEKLSKDEINLLLSSFMYEAEARYTQSNDIILVDNIRYGHSREGYSGKREVGVLMAGLIHNEGAKHSE; encoded by the coding sequence ATGGAAAATCAAAATGATTTGCTGGAGAGGAGACGTTTTTCAGAACAGATGAAAACAGAGCAACGTAGTATTCATGTATTCGATGCAGGTGAAAATCTATCAGAAGAAGTCTGCAGGCAAATACGAGCGGAATATGAACATCTGGGCGGACTTCATATTTGTAATACAGGTTTGAAAAGTGAAGAAGAATTATTACCTTTTATGGATGCACTGGGATTTTCCAAGCTTCGTCAATTTTCCGGTGGAGGACGAACCAGTACCCAATGGCAAGAAAAATGGGTAGTCCCCGGTCTTCGTCGAATGGATTATTATCCGCCGGATCTGTATCTCTTACCCAATAATGAAGTACAGTATCAACGTTATTCCCCCAGGGATATTCTGTTCTTTTGTAAAAAACCTGCTGAGACGGGAGGAAGAAGTTTCTTGCATGAGGCAAAACGTGTAGAAAGGTTTTTAATAGCAAAAGGTGGTAAAAAGTTATTAGATAAATTGGATAAATTTGGTCTGACAATAGAAACAGGTTTTCTGGATAATAGGCATCCCAAAAAGTCAGAGAACTATTTTGCTTCCTGGCAGGAACGCTTTCAAACGGAAGATCCTTCAGAAGCTCTTGCAATCATCAAAAATAAACAGGATGAATATGATGAAGGCTGGTGGAATTTAGATGATGGAGAGTTTCCAAGTCTTATGACAAAAATAACTCTCTCCGCCTATAAAACTCTGGGTAAGGATAAATTTCTTCGTTTTCCGAGAATAGCATTGGGAGAAGCTAATATTCAAAATGGTTATCGACGCTATCTCCTGGGAAACGCTCAGGAAATGACAGATGAAGAAAAGACTTTACTCTTTGAAGCCTATGATAAAACCAAAGAAGGTATTCAGTGGCAATTTGGTGATATAATTCTTTTTGATAATATTCGCTACGGTCATTCCAGGGAAGCCTTTGAGGGGGAACGGGAAATTTGGGTTGGAATGGCAGGAATGGTCTGGGACGACAGGCTTAAAAAAGAACCTATTCCAATAAAACAAAATACCATTCATTCTTATGAGCCCCAAATAAATTCTCAACACTATTATCGTCAGCCAATTAATGTTGATAAAAGCAAAGCCTGCTCTATGCGCATCTTTGATGCAAAAGAGAAGCTTTCTGAACGTACAATACATTGGATCCGGGAAGAATTTGCCTTACATGGAGCTTTACATATTATTAATACAGGTTTGAATTGCTCGCATCCGGGAGAGTTGCCCTTTGAAATTCAGGCAGCCCTGGGTTTTTCTACTGAAGAACAATTTATCTGGGGAGGAAGTAATAGCGGTAGAACCATGAGAAAACACTGGGGAAATGGTGTATATGCTACAGATTACTATCCACCTGAATTATTCTTGCTTCCCCATAATGAAATTTTATATCAGCTACGTTTACCTACACGCTTACTCTTCTTTTCTACACATCCGGCCAAAACAGGTGGAAGAACTTTTGTTCATTCCGCAAAGGGTTTTGAAGAGTTTTTACTGAATTCCGGAAATGTAGGTATTGGATTGATAGAGAAAATGTATCAACATGGCTTTCGTATTGACACGGGTTTTTTAGATGATAAGGATCCCCAGAAAAAATTCAACTACTTTCGATCCTGGCAGGAGCGTTTCCAAACACAGGACAGAGAAGAAGCCCTGAGTAAATGCCGAAAGGCTACAGACCAGTTTGATGACTGCTGCTGGAAAACTGACTTTGATAAGTGTGATGAATTTCCTATGCTGATGACCCGGATTCATGTTCCTGCGGTATTATTTGACAATAGGATGAAGGAAAACTTCTTACTCTTTCCCCGAATTGCCCTGGATCCTCCTCATCATCATAACGGATTTCGAGAGTATTTATTTGGTAATGGAGAAAAACTTTCCAAAGATGAAATCAATCTGCTACTTTCTTCTTTCATGTATGAAGCAGAAGCCAGGTATACACAATCGAATGATATCATACTGGTAGATAATATACGATACGGACATTCCAGGGAAGGCTATAGCGGAAAACGTGAAGTAGGTGTCTTGATGGCAGGTCTTATCCATAATGAGGGAGCCAAGCATAGTGAATGA
- a CDS encoding PrsW family intramembrane metalloprotease has product MENQIFMILSIIVSAVIWLRYIRKEDKYEPEPLMTVLRVGLTGGFISTMIAGFLNVEAANFLQVDIGNTQNMSSMPAGILSTFIGFNEEFNKAIATIFLVRNLKDLNEPVDAIVYSTAVGLGFAFIENFSYSMQYGFINLVMRSVTAMPLHIGLAALWGYKIADAKFVKNTGLFREMFPMIITASLIHALYDYLIFTINNPLVSLSISLVTGVILVKFIKRKLIELAEKSPFKPQNYVKKEVEFL; this is encoded by the coding sequence ATGGAAAATCAGATTTTTATGATCCTCTCTATCATCGTCAGTGCAGTTATCTGGCTCAGGTACATCAGAAAAGAAGATAAGTATGAGCCGGAACCTCTTATGACGGTTCTTCGGGTAGGGCTTACAGGTGGTTTTATCAGCACCATGATAGCCGGTTTTCTGAATGTGGAAGCTGCAAACTTTTTGCAGGTAGATATCGGAAATACCCAGAATATGTCCAGTATGCCGGCAGGTATTCTTTCCACTTTTATTGGTTTTAACGAAGAGTTTAATAAAGCGATAGCGACTATTTTTCTGGTTCGAAACCTGAAAGATCTGAATGAGCCGGTAGATGCCATTGTCTATTCCACTGCTGTAGGTCTCGGTTTTGCCTTTATCGAAAACTTTTCCTATTCCATGCAGTATGGTTTTATAAACCTCGTTATGCGCTCAGTTACCGCTATGCCCCTGCATATAGGTCTCGCTGCTCTCTGGGGCTATAAGATTGCCGATGCAAAGTTTGTAAAAAACACGGGACTTTTCAGGGAAATGTTTCCTATGATTATCACAGCTTCCTTAATCCATGCCTTATACGATTATTTAATTTTTACGATTAATAATCCTCTGGTTTCTCTTTCTATCAGCCTGGTCACCGGAGTAATTTTAGTTAAGTTCATCAAAAGAAAACTGATAGAGCTGGCCGAAAAAAGTCCTTTTAAACCCCAGAATTATGTAAAAAAAGAGGTAGAATTTCTTTAA
- a CDS encoding UPF0175 family protein yields MIMEKMEIEIPDNFDMAVGLTKEELNYQIRLMAALKMFELGKISSGKAARLIGITRVDFLDMCGRYRVSIFNYPPEEAIEEIEKDIKTLETMFP; encoded by the coding sequence TTGATTATGGAAAAGATGGAAATTGAGATACCGGATAATTTCGATATGGCTGTGGGCTTGACTAAAGAAGAGCTGAACTATCAAATAAGACTGATGGCTGCTTTAAAAATGTTTGAATTGGGTAAAATTTCCTCAGGAAAAGCGGCACGGTTGATTGGTATTACCCGAGTAGATTTTTTAGACATGTGTGGGAGATACAGGGTATCTATTTTTAATTATCCGCCGGAAGAAGCAATAGAGGAAATTGAAAAAGATATAAAAACTCTGGAGACCATGTTTCCATGA